The following are encoded in a window of Camelus ferus isolate YT-003-E chromosome 20, BCGSAC_Cfer_1.0, whole genome shotgun sequence genomic DNA:
- the ACOT13 gene encoding acyl-coenzyme A thioesterase 13, whose protein sequence is MRCKGKNWMEMIKFFSSHPGFDRVLDKVTFVSAVPGKMICEMKVEEQHTNKLGTLHGGMTATLVDCISTFALMCTERGLPGVSVDMNITYMSPAKIGDDIVITAHILKQGKTLAFASVDLTNKATGKLIAQGRHTKHLGN, encoded by the exons ATGAGATGTAAGGGAAAGAATTGGATGGAGATGATCAAGTTCTTTAGCAGTCATCCCGGTTTTGACAGAGTTTTGGACAAG GTGACTTTTGTCTCTGCTGTCCCTGGGAAAATGATCTGTGAAATGAAAGTGGAAGAGCAGCACACGAATAAATTGGGCACTCTCCATGGTGGCATGACAGCCACCTTAGTGGATTGCATATCGACATTTGCTCTGATGTGCACAGAAAGAGGACTACCTGGAGTCAGCGTCGATATGAACATAAC GTACATGTCACCTGCTAAAATTGGAGATGATATAGTGATTACAGCACATATTCTGAAGCAAGGAAAAACACTTGCCTTTGCCTCTGTGGATCTGACGAATAAGGCCACGGGAAAATTAATAGCACAAGGCAGACACACAAAACACCTGGGAAACTGA